The Candidatus Obscuribacterales bacterium genome segment ATGCCGAACCGCTGCCGGGCAAATTCACCTAGCCTCATACAATCTTTGTGATATGTGAAGTTATGTTAAGACTCGTGCCAAGTATCCCTGAACGGTGGCATCTCTTGTCATCGTGAGCTAGGTAAAGGATTAAAGAGCGCGGGGACAGGCTCAACCCAAACGGTGTCTGGCTCAGCCCAACCAGTGATGACTGATGACTTGATCTCTTGGTGGATTCATATTGTTGCCCTAGAATCGTTGTCTGAGAGAGAGTGGCAGTTGCTATAGATGGCAACCTTGATCGCCTTGCCCTCTATAGCGATCGCCCCCACCGTAGACTCTGGCATCTCAAACAGCAGCGTAGACCAAGGTTGGGGTAATCCAGGCACCGGTGTTAGAGACTCGAAGGGAGCGATCGCATTCTCCCAAAGGTTCACCGCTGCTAGACCTGCTAACCCTTGCCCCGTCGCTTTCAAATAGGCTTCGGTGACTGTCCACAGTCGAAAAAAGTAGACTGGGGCGTTTTGGGGCGAAACTTGGCAAAACTGGGCGGCAATTTGTGGTGAAAATTGGGTTTTGACGATGTCATCAAGATGGGGAATGGTGCGCTGGGGTTCGAGATCAACCCCAATTCGGTTGCCTACTGTCAACCCATAGAGACTTATGGTGCCAGCGTGGGAGAGATTGAATTGCAGGCCCATCTGATCATAGGGAGACGGCAAACCAGGCTTGCCAGTGGAGCTGTATTGAAATGGAATTTGATCAGGTGGACATGACAAATAGTGGGACAACAGCAGCCGCAGGATAGCGCGACTGGTGCGGTAGCGATCGCGATCAACGGGAAACTTGAAGCGATCGCCCCGCTGCTGCTCCTCGGCACTGAGGAGGTTCTGGGCAACCTCGGAAGGGAGAGGCAATTGGCGGCGATCGATCCACCAAACTAGGGCATGGTTGGGCTGTAACCCAGGCAGCATCTCCGGCGACAGGTTCAACAGCGAGGCAACATCATAGGTCATGGGCGGTCATGGGCAAAATCAGATGGGCAAGCAACAACTTTGGCAGGCATCTTGGCTTAGCATGAGACTTGGCTGATCACGTGACAGCTATAGCCTCGGTCAATCTGGTTGAGACCTCCCCTAGATTGTTCAAACAATCGTCTCCAGGGTTTCTTGATGTCCTAACTCATGTGACGATAGCTGTACCATATTGCACCTTAGCAGGATGAAGCATGGGTTCTGCACCTTCACCTATAACACCTCAGCAGCCCGTTATTCTGGGCTTTGATCCGGGGCGACAAAAATGTGGCATTGCGGTCATGGCGCTAGACCGTCGGCTGCTGTTTCAACAGGTCGTGAGTGCGGAACAAGCGATCGCCACTATCAACACCCTACAACAGCAGTTTCCCATTTCTTTGATGGTGATGGGCAATCAAACCTCTGCTAAGCAATGGAAACAGAAAGTGGTGGACGAACTGCCTACGTCTTTGCGTGTGGTGATGGTCGATGAGCGCTACAGTACTCTCCAGGCCCGCGATCGCTACTGGGATATGTATCCACCTAAGGGCATCCGTCGATTACTACCCCAAAAGCTGCGATCTATTCCCCGCCCCATTGATGATATTGTCGCTATTTTACTCATCGAGCGCTATTTCGATCGCCTCACCGATCCACCCTCGTAATGCGTTGATGTTCCCCACTATGTCTACTTCATACGTCTAAGCTGGGGATAGATGGAAGAGCGATCGCCCGATGAGCGCAAGGTATTGCTGCATGGCAGTAGGATTTGGCAAACGAAGGCGGTTTCAGCGCTTGTAGATCAAGGTTTATACTCTGATTCAGCAACTCCCAGCGCAATGGTAAAATCAAGTGGCGCAATGGCATCCATGAACCATATGCTCCTAAGCCGTCTGTCTGTTTTGATCTTCACCTAATTGCTTGTCAAGGTTTTGATCGCACACCTAGGCAATATCTGTAAGATATCGGTAGCACGTCAACCTTAGCTGAGGGGCTGTCTAGTCTGGCAGACTAGCTCTAT includes the following:
- a CDS encoding 4'-phosphopantetheinyl transferase superfamily protein; this encodes MTYDVASLLNLSPEMLPGLQPNHALVWWIDRRQLPLPSEVAQNLLSAEEQQRGDRFKFPVDRDRYRTSRAILRLLLSHYLSCPPDQIPFQYSSTGKPGLPSPYDQMGLQFNLSHAGTISLYGLTVGNRIGVDLEPQRTIPHLDDIVKTQFSPQIAAQFCQVSPQNAPVYFFRLWTVTEAYLKATGQGLAGLAAVNLWENAIAPFESLTPVPGLPQPWSTLLFEMPESTVGAIAIEGKAIKVAIYSNCHSLSDNDSRATI
- a CDS encoding pre-16S rRNA-processing nuclease YqgF — its product is MGSAPSPITPQQPVILGFDPGRQKCGIAVMALDRRLLFQQVVSAEQAIATINTLQQQFPISLMVMGNQTSAKQWKQKVVDELPTSLRVVMVDERYSTLQARDRYWDMYPPKGIRRLLPQKLRSIPRPIDDIVAILLIERYFDRLTDPPS